A section of the Pedobacter sp. HDW13 genome encodes:
- a CDS encoding family 16 glycoside hydrolase, giving the protein MIKKLIFALLAIVMLQQAIYAQDKTDQRTTTTRIADLLAQLPARDAKQLNRNMQEIADLGEDGYVGLIGGLAPGAKGNAVIEYAVSGFSAYVSKAGQESLRKMSAAAYCKALAKLTDNPNKAFVISQFELVGNDAAVSCIAPYLKDEVLADPAARALAKINTENATAALLAALPATSGKAQLAIVDALGHSHSKQAAEAIKKLFAGKMSGDVAKVCLYALANIADPASKEVLANSASSVGFKPENTNAVDAYLVYANKLLLTDKVLATSIAKEILEKAKGDDLVHTRTAALKIVAATEPDYLLAALNDPDFKYRAAALKFATANLIAGKGTADAWIGKLGKADAETQVAIIQMLAQAKVQAALPAVTKLINSKDQSVKLAAIEATGSIGQEAALAALLKSMTKADTSTLSAYSNALLRIKGDGVTTQVAAFIPKAKPDAQVALINVLAARAAHNELPAIYSLLKNKNPEVKNAAYRALSTTVNAQDLPQLFVLLNETSDQTELVSVQDAVISAVKGGKEEQVDVILKQMDAATAEKKPLYYKILGSLGGKKALAAVSAAFSTGGDADKQAALLALSSWNDSGSADELIKIARTTTNAEYLNQALKGYLRLINTSGAAPEQKLLMLRNAMAVAKTTAQQQEILKSADQAKAFNTLIFAGKYLDDAGLQQAAATTVMNVVMAGKYNGIIVKDLINKTIQVLKGADAEYQKEGLRKYLAEMKEGEGFVSMFNGTDLTGWKGLVADPIKRAKMDAATLATEQAKADAEMKESWKVVNGELQFQSHGNNLATLKKYGDFEMLVDWKIIDDKKGEGDAGIYLRGTPQVQIWDNARVKVGAQVGSGGLYNNRVNPSKPLVVADNKLDEWNTFRILMHGDRVTVYLNGQLVTDNVVLENYWDKNLPIFAEEQIELQAHGSPVAYRDIFIREIPRPKPFELSAQEKKEGYKVLFDGTNMHSWTGNTTDYIIEDGNIAIRPKPGKGSGGNLFTKDEYSDFVYRFEFKLTPGANNGLGIRAPFEGDAAYEGMELQILDNEAPIYKDLHVYQYHGSIYGTIPAKRGFLKPVGEWNYEEVVVNGPKIKVVLNGTVILDADITDARKNGAADHKPHPGLLRDSGHIGFLGHGSPVEFRNIRIKELNNKVTK; this is encoded by the coding sequence CAAGAAAGCCTGCGTAAAATGAGTGCTGCTGCTTATTGCAAGGCACTGGCAAAATTAACCGATAACCCAAACAAAGCTTTCGTAATCAGTCAGTTTGAACTGGTTGGAAACGATGCAGCTGTTAGTTGCATTGCGCCTTATTTAAAAGATGAAGTGCTTGCCGATCCGGCTGCCAGGGCTTTGGCTAAAATCAATACCGAAAATGCTACCGCTGCTTTGTTGGCTGCCTTGCCGGCAACAAGTGGCAAAGCACAGTTGGCTATTGTTGATGCACTTGGTCACAGCCATTCGAAACAAGCAGCTGAGGCGATAAAAAAACTTTTTGCAGGTAAAATGAGTGGCGATGTAGCTAAAGTTTGTCTCTATGCACTTGCTAACATTGCCGATCCGGCTTCGAAAGAAGTATTGGCGAATAGCGCCAGCAGTGTGGGCTTTAAACCCGAAAACACCAATGCCGTTGATGCTTATCTGGTATATGCCAACAAACTGTTGTTAACCGATAAAGTATTGGCCACAAGTATTGCGAAAGAAATATTAGAAAAAGCAAAAGGCGATGATTTGGTACATACCCGTACGGCAGCATTAAAAATAGTAGCTGCTACCGAGCCCGATTATTTATTGGCTGCTTTAAACGATCCTGATTTTAAATACCGTGCTGCTGCCCTGAAATTTGCTACAGCCAATTTAATTGCCGGCAAAGGAACAGCCGATGCCTGGATTGGTAAATTAGGCAAAGCCGATGCCGAAACACAGGTAGCCATTATCCAAATGCTGGCCCAGGCCAAAGTACAAGCTGCATTGCCTGCGGTAACCAAACTCATTAACAGTAAAGACCAAAGTGTAAAGTTGGCTGCTATTGAAGCTACTGGAAGCATTGGGCAGGAAGCTGCGCTGGCCGCCTTGCTTAAATCGATGACTAAGGCCGATACCTCAACATTAAGTGCCTATAGCAATGCCTTGCTGAGAATAAAAGGAGATGGGGTAACCACGCAGGTAGCTGCCTTTATTCCTAAAGCTAAGCCCGATGCTCAGGTTGCATTAATTAATGTACTGGCTGCCCGTGCAGCGCACAACGAGTTGCCCGCTATTTATAGCCTGCTTAAAAATAAAAACCCCGAAGTTAAAAACGCGGCTTACAGGGCACTATCTACAACTGTAAATGCACAGGATTTACCGCAGTTGTTTGTATTGTTAAACGAAACTTCCGATCAGACTGAGCTGGTGAGTGTACAGGATGCTGTTATTTCGGCAGTAAAAGGTGGTAAAGAAGAGCAGGTAGATGTAATTTTAAAACAGATGGATGCTGCAACGGCAGAGAAAAAGCCATTGTATTATAAAATATTAGGCAGTTTGGGTGGTAAAAAAGCGTTAGCTGCTGTTTCTGCAGCTTTCAGTACTGGAGGCGATGCGGATAAGCAGGCTGCTTTACTGGCTTTATCATCGTGGAACGATAGCGGATCGGCAGATGAGCTGATTAAAATAGCACGTACCACTACCAATGCAGAATACCTTAACCAGGCTTTAAAAGGATATTTAAGATTGATTAATACTTCGGGCGCTGCTCCTGAGCAAAAACTGTTGATGTTGCGCAATGCGATGGCGGTAGCTAAAACCACAGCGCAGCAGCAGGAGATTTTAAAATCTGCTGATCAGGCCAAAGCCTTCAATACTTTAATTTTTGCGGGTAAATATCTTGACGATGCAGGGCTGCAACAAGCCGCTGCCACCACGGTGATGAATGTAGTAATGGCCGGAAAATACAATGGCATCATTGTAAAAGATTTGATCAATAAAACCATCCAGGTACTAAAAGGTGCCGATGCCGAATACCAGAAAGAAGGCTTACGCAAATACCTTGCAGAAATGAAAGAAGGCGAAGGTTTTGTTTCGATGTTTAACGGAACCGACTTAACAGGCTGGAAAGGTTTAGTAGCCGATCCGATAAAAAGGGCCAAAATGGATGCCGCTACCCTGGCTACTGAACAAGCTAAAGCCGATGCCGAGATGAAAGAAAGCTGGAAAGTGGTAAACGGCGAGCTGCAGTTTCAAAGCCACGGCAATAACCTGGCTACCTTAAAAAAGTACGGCGATTTTGAAATGCTGGTAGACTGGAAAATTATCGACGATAAAAAAGGAGAAGGCGATGCGGGTATTTACCTGCGCGGCACGCCACAGGTGCAGATCTGGGATAATGCCCGTGTAAAAGTAGGTGCCCAGGTCGGTTCGGGCGGTTTGTACAACAACCGTGTAAATCCGAGCAAGCCATTGGTAGTGGCCGATAACAAACTCGATGAGTGGAATACTTTCAGGATCTTAATGCATGGCGATAGGGTTACCGTGTACCTGAACGGACAATTGGTAACTGATAACGTAGTGCTCGAAAATTACTGGGATAAAAACCTGCCTATTTTTGCCGAAGAGCAAATCGAATTACAGGCACACGGATCGCCGGTAGCTTACCGCGATATTTTTATCAGGGAAATACCAAGACCAAAACCTTTTGAGTTAAGTGCCCAGGAGAAAAAAGAAGGTTATAAAGTATTGTTCGATGGTACCAATATGCACAGCTGGACCGGAAATACAACCGATTATATTATCGAAGACGGAAATATTGCCATCAGGCCGAAACCAGGTAAAGGATCGGGAGGTAATTTATTTACCAAAGATGAGTATAGCGATTTCGTATACCGTTTTGAGTTTAAATTAACTCCGGGTGCCAACAACGGTTTAGGAATCAGAGCTCCTTTTGAAGGCGATGCGGCTTATGAGGGGATGGAGTTACAGATTTTAGATAACGAGGCCCCTATTTATAAAGATTTGCATGTGTACCAGTACCATGGGTCTATTTATGGCACTATTCCGGCTAAAAGAGGATTTCTAAAACCGGTTGGCGAATGGAATTATGAAGAGGTAGTGGTAAATGGTCCGAAAATAAAAGTAGTTTTAAACGGAACTGTAATTCTGGATGCCGATATTACCGACGCGAGAAAGAATGGTGCTGCCGATCATAAACCACACCCTGGATTACTGCGCGATAGCGGGCACATTGGTTTCCTTGGCCACGGTTCACCGGTAGAATTCAGAAACATCAGGATTAAAGAGCTAAACAATAAAGTAACCAAATAA